In a genomic window of Stakelama saccharophila:
- a CDS encoding long-chain-fatty-acid--CoA ligase, whose translation MQPFALTLDKFLDHAAKWHPEAQVVTARGDGTHARIGYAGLCERARRASAVLADLGVRQGDRVATLAWNSQAHVEAWYAVMGMGAVCHTLNPRLMASQLAEMLKQSEARVLIASADLTSLAERILKLVPRIAHLLVIDGSVPTPGGTRSVVDLARAIEGAPDGVAWGTFDENAPSGLCFTSGTTGAPKGVTYTHRSSYLHTLRLLQADVIGITAADAVLAAVPMFHANAWGLPFAAPAVGAKLVLPGRHSDGESLARLIGEEGVTVAVGVPTVWLGLLEHLEATGGEVPSLKRIMVGGAPMPPALMARLERRLGVSVQTSWGMTELSPLGTMSPPDDPGREASLSGRPAVGVDLLLTDATGKPLPEQRGVEGHLRVRGSAVVDRYFGHQESATENGWFDTGDLARIDAGGNLTITGRAKDLIKSGGEWINPAEIEAMVGALPQVSLAAVIGRADPKWGERPILLVEVREEETISDEALLEPLRGRVAPWWIPDAVVRIANMPLASTGKIDKIRLRSEYSHACAS comes from the coding sequence ATGCAGCCGTTCGCGCTGACACTGGACAAATTTCTCGACCATGCGGCCAAATGGCATCCCGAAGCGCAGGTCGTCACCGCGCGGGGGGACGGGACGCATGCGCGCATCGGCTATGCCGGGCTGTGCGAACGGGCGCGGCGCGCATCGGCGGTGCTCGCCGATCTGGGCGTCCGCCAGGGCGACCGGGTAGCGACGCTGGCCTGGAACAGCCAGGCGCATGTCGAGGCCTGGTATGCCGTCATGGGAATGGGGGCGGTGTGCCACACGCTCAATCCGCGGTTGATGGCATCGCAACTCGCCGAGATGCTCAAGCAGTCGGAAGCGCGCGTGCTGATCGCGAGCGCCGATCTGACCTCGCTGGCGGAACGGATCCTCAAGCTCGTTCCGCGCATCGCGCACTTGTTGGTGATCGATGGTTCCGTGCCGACGCCAGGTGGGACGCGGTCGGTGGTCGATTTGGCGCGTGCGATCGAGGGCGCGCCCGACGGTGTCGCATGGGGCACCTTCGACGAAAACGCGCCCAGCGGCCTTTGTTTCACTTCAGGAACGACCGGTGCGCCGAAGGGCGTCACCTATACCCATCGGTCGAGTTATCTGCACACCTTGCGACTGTTGCAAGCCGATGTGATCGGCATCACCGCCGCCGACGCGGTGCTGGCCGCTGTGCCGATGTTCCATGCCAATGCCTGGGGACTGCCATTCGCAGCGCCGGCGGTGGGTGCGAAGCTGGTGCTGCCCGGACGCCACTCCGACGGCGAGAGCCTCGCTCGGCTGATCGGGGAGGAGGGGGTCACGGTGGCGGTCGGCGTGCCGACGGTGTGGCTCGGCCTGCTCGAGCATCTGGAGGCGACCGGTGGCGAGGTGCCGTCGCTCAAGCGCATCATGGTGGGCGGGGCGCCGATGCCGCCGGCGCTGATGGCGCGTCTGGAACGCCGGCTGGGCGTGAGTGTGCAGACGAGTTGGGGCATGACCGAACTGTCGCCGCTGGGCACCATGTCGCCGCCGGATGATCCGGGACGCGAGGCATCGCTGTCGGGGCGGCCGGCGGTTGGTGTCGACCTGCTGTTGACCGATGCGACGGGGAAGCCGCTTCCCGAGCAGCGCGGGGTCGAGGGGCATTTGCGGGTGCGTGGTTCCGCCGTGGTCGATCGCTATTTCGGACACCAGGAAAGCGCGACCGAGAATGGCTGGTTCGACACCGGCGATCTCGCGCGGATCGATGCCGGCGGCAACCTGACCATCACCGGCCGCGCGAAGGACCTGATCAAGTCGGGCGGCGAGTGGATCAACCCGGCGGAGATCGAGGCCATGGTCGGCGCGCTGCCGCAGGTTTCACTCGCCGCGGTCATCGGACGGGCCGACCCCAAATGGGGCGAACGGCCCATCCTTCTGGTCGAGGTGCGCGAAGAGGAAACTATCAGCGACGAAGCGCTGCTCGAACCGCTCCGGGGCCGCGTTGCGCCCTGGTGGATACCGGATGCCGTCGTGCGCATTGCGAACATGCCACTGGCATCGACAGGCAAGATCGACAAGATAAGGCTCAGATCGGAGTATAGCCACGCATGCGCCAGTTGA
- a CDS encoding carboxylesterase/lipase family protein: MRSYGVTKLGRAAGGLAVALALTATHPVSFAAEAPVVEAPAGTVQGIESGDLRIFKGLPYALPPIGDARWRPPRPMPAWGGVRDAASFGPACFQPGSAGKSIYHDELPAMSEDCLTLNIWTPKDAEHAPVFVWIHGGALTNGASSEAMYDGAKLAEEGMVVVSINYRLGVLGYLAHPALSAESPRHVSGNYGLLDQIAALKWVKANIAAFGGNADNVTIAGESAGALSVMYLMASPLARGLFDKAIAESAYMVSTPELRGKRFGMESAEASGAALMNKLGAGNSLAAMRKMDAATLVKQAPATGYLPWGTIDGYVLTRQLVDTFDRGEQAPVPLIAGFNSGEIRSLRILLPPRPDSAEAYRKRIRAGYGELADTFLKFYPADDVDESMLAATRDAMYGWTAERLVRKQTAIGAPSYLYLFDHGYPAADEMGLHGFHASELPYVFGTADRTPPLWPKVPDDPVERNLSEAMRDYWSSFARSGDPSAAGQPNWPSFGHDEAYMYFAQAPQAATRPLPGRYRLHEEVMCRRHAAGDIAWNWNVGIASPPLPPEAPECQ; this comes from the coding sequence ATGCGCAGCTACGGCGTCACGAAGCTCGGCAGGGCGGCGGGCGGTCTGGCCGTCGCGCTGGCGCTGACGGCCACGCATCCGGTGTCGTTCGCGGCCGAAGCGCCCGTCGTCGAAGCGCCGGCGGGTACGGTGCAAGGCATCGAGAGCGGGGATCTGCGCATCTTCAAGGGGCTGCCTTATGCGCTACCGCCGATCGGCGATGCGCGCTGGAGGCCACCGCGGCCGATGCCGGCTTGGGGCGGCGTGCGCGACGCCGCGTCTTTCGGTCCCGCATGTTTCCAGCCGGGATCGGCGGGCAAGAGCATCTATCACGACGAACTCCCCGCGATGAGCGAGGACTGCCTGACGCTCAACATCTGGACGCCCAAGGATGCCGAGCACGCGCCGGTGTTCGTCTGGATTCATGGCGGCGCGCTGACCAACGGTGCGAGCAGCGAGGCGATGTATGACGGCGCGAAGCTTGCCGAGGAAGGCATGGTGGTCGTGTCGATCAACTATCGCCTCGGTGTGCTCGGCTATCTGGCGCATCCCGCACTGAGCGCGGAATCGCCGCGGCACGTGTCGGGCAATTACGGGCTGCTCGACCAGATCGCCGCGCTCAAATGGGTGAAGGCGAATATCGCGGCGTTCGGCGGCAATGCCGATAACGTGACGATCGCCGGGGAATCCGCCGGAGCGCTGAGTGTGATGTATCTGATGGCGTCGCCGCTCGCGCGCGGACTGTTCGACAAGGCGATCGCCGAAAGCGCATATATGGTTTCGACGCCGGAGTTGCGCGGAAAACGGTTCGGCATGGAATCCGCCGAAGCGAGTGGCGCGGCGCTGATGAACAAGCTCGGCGCCGGCAATAGTCTCGCTGCAATGCGCAAGATGGACGCCGCGACGCTGGTCAAACAGGCGCCCGCGACAGGCTATCTGCCATGGGGCACGATCGACGGATATGTCCTGACCCGCCAGCTCGTCGACACGTTCGACCGGGGCGAGCAGGCGCCCGTTCCGCTGATCGCGGGCTTCAACAGCGGCGAGATCCGCTCGCTGCGCATCCTGCTGCCGCCCAGGCCCGACAGTGCGGAGGCGTACCGCAAGCGCATTCGGGCCGGTTATGGCGAACTCGCCGACACCTTTTTGAAATTCTATCCGGCCGACGATGTCGACGAGAGCATGCTCGCCGCAACGCGCGACGCCATGTACGGGTGGACCGCCGAGCGGCTGGTGCGCAAGCAGACAGCAATCGGCGCGCCGTCCTATCTTTACCTGTTCGATCACGGCTATCCGGCGGCCGACGAGATGGGGCTGCACGGATTTCACGCGAGCGAGTTGCCCTATGTGTTCGGCACCGCCGACCGCACGCCGCCACTATGGCCCAAGGTTCCCGACGATCCCGTCGAACGGAATCTGTCCGAGGCGATGCGCGACTATTGGTCGTCCTTCGCGCGGTCGGGCGACCCGTCGGCGGCTGGACAGCCCAACTGGCCCTCTTTCGGACATGACGAGGCGTATATGTATTTCGCGCAAGCGCCGCAGGCCGCGACGCGGCCGCTGCCGGGGCGTTATCGACTGCACGAGGAAGTCATGTGCCGCCGACACGCGGCTGGCGACATCGCCTGGAACTGGAATGTCGGCATCGCATCGCCCCCGTTGCCGCCGGAGGCGCCCGAGTGCCAGTAA
- a CDS encoding TonB-dependent receptor, giving the protein MKERLLASASAVVFILAPGVALAQDNVSASEQQDAQLGDDGDQQDRRTNGNEIVVTATRRAESLQDVPLSITAFQQEELTEKGIVGYEGLARETPGVVVNKPTANFNNFTARGIATNGYGANLQGTVAIYIDELPISANGNSTILDPTLFDVERVEFLRGPQGTLFGSNSLAGAVRILTKSPDVDKFDAAALVDVGLTDGDALRQRYNGMVNIPLVDEHLALRVVGFYRHEDGWVDNLGTGVKGANVLEDYGGRAMLQWEPNDRFKVKAMVLHENSKPEDSALTNPDRGTFVRYSDRPDLFQAKLTSYNLSLDWDLGFANFVSSTTYSTFDQAFVVDLAGTFAQAFPFALDAYAYDDIYVQEMRLASSTGGPFEWVLGGFYYDKERQVDYGYRSSREYLAARGFTGLSDEYYQRFTGVGTQSELAGFGQLTYRFSDAFWLTGGARYTSTEVWSYTKAGGYNSNYLAAALTPGYTGPLTVTPIAAATGRRLTDDRVSYKVSASFKPTRSITTYATVSTGFRSPVANARAGLASVVDPSDIVIPEGAASDTLTNYEVGVKGSFLDGALTANLAAYYIDWQNIQVQANRLSDQVQFATNIGAAVSKGIEFEIGVRPVTGLSIALNGSVNDAEVTELTDQEAAMSGAENGIQLASPHFQGSATVRYDFALGGDADAFVSANAAHVGKFPGLFPNVPGHPDQVNPTYDYTDAYTTVNLTGGVDFGSWKLTAYVENLLDDHSITYVHPEAFLDGRYARLRPRTVGLRLGWDL; this is encoded by the coding sequence ATGAAGGAGCGTCTTCTTGCGTCCGCATCGGCGGTCGTCTTCATTCTGGCGCCGGGCGTCGCCCTGGCGCAGGACAATGTGTCCGCCAGCGAGCAGCAGGATGCGCAGTTGGGCGACGATGGTGATCAGCAGGACCGCCGTACAAACGGAAACGAGATCGTCGTTACCGCGACCAGGCGCGCCGAGTCGCTTCAGGACGTTCCGCTCAGCATCACCGCTTTTCAGCAGGAAGAACTGACCGAAAAGGGCATCGTCGGCTATGAAGGCCTCGCACGAGAGACGCCGGGCGTGGTGGTCAACAAGCCGACAGCCAACTTCAACAACTTCACCGCCCGCGGCATTGCGACGAACGGCTACGGCGCGAACCTGCAGGGCACGGTCGCGATCTACATTGATGAATTGCCAATCTCCGCCAACGGCAACTCCACGATCCTCGATCCAACCTTGTTCGACGTCGAGCGTGTGGAATTTCTCCGCGGGCCGCAGGGCACCTTGTTCGGTTCGAATTCGCTGGCCGGGGCTGTTCGCATTCTGACCAAGAGCCCGGATGTCGACAAATTCGATGCGGCGGCGCTGGTGGACGTCGGGCTCACCGACGGCGACGCGCTTCGCCAGCGCTATAACGGCATGGTCAACATACCGCTGGTCGACGAGCATCTCGCCCTGCGCGTCGTGGGTTTCTACCGGCACGAGGATGGCTGGGTCGATAATCTGGGCACGGGTGTGAAGGGGGCGAACGTCCTTGAAGACTATGGCGGCCGAGCGATGCTGCAATGGGAGCCGAACGATCGCTTCAAGGTCAAGGCGATGGTCCTGCACGAGAACAGCAAGCCCGAGGATTCGGCGCTGACCAACCCCGACCGGGGCACGTTCGTCCGTTATTCGGATCGTCCGGACCTCTTCCAGGCCAAGCTGACGAGCTACAATCTCAGTCTCGACTGGGATCTCGGCTTCGCCAACTTCGTCAGCTCGACGACCTATTCGACCTTCGACCAGGCCTTCGTGGTCGACCTCGCCGGCACCTTCGCCCAGGCATTCCCGTTCGCGCTCGACGCCTATGCCTATGACGATATCTATGTTCAGGAGATGCGGCTCGCTTCGTCGACCGGCGGGCCGTTCGAATGGGTGCTCGGCGGCTTTTACTACGACAAGGAGCGGCAGGTCGATTACGGCTACCGTTCGAGCCGGGAATATCTCGCCGCGCGGGGCTTCACCGGCCTTTCGGACGAATATTATCAACGCTTCACGGGTGTGGGCACGCAGAGCGAACTCGCCGGATTCGGCCAACTCACCTATCGCTTCTCCGATGCGTTCTGGCTGACCGGCGGCGCGCGCTATACATCGACCGAAGTATGGTCGTATACGAAGGCGGGCGGCTACAACAGCAACTATCTCGCCGCCGCGCTCACGCCCGGATATACGGGTCCCCTGACGGTGACACCCATCGCCGCCGCGACCGGCCGCAGGCTGACCGACGACAGGGTATCGTACAAGGTCAGCGCCTCGTTCAAGCCGACCCGGTCGATCACCACCTATGCGACGGTTTCCACCGGCTTTCGCTCGCCCGTCGCCAATGCACGCGCAGGTCTGGCGAGCGTGGTCGACCCCAGCGACATCGTAATTCCGGAAGGCGCGGCTTCCGATACGCTCACTAACTATGAGGTGGGCGTGAAGGGGAGTTTCCTCGACGGTGCGCTGACGGCGAATCTCGCCGCATATTATATCGACTGGCAGAATATCCAGGTGCAGGCGAACCGTTTATCGGACCAGGTGCAGTTCGCGACCAATATCGGTGCGGCGGTCAGCAAGGGCATCGAGTTCGAAATCGGCGTGCGACCCGTCACCGGGCTCAGCATCGCACTTAACGGATCGGTCAACGATGCCGAGGTGACCGAACTCACGGATCAGGAGGCCGCGATGTCGGGCGCGGAGAACGGCATCCAGCTCGCCTCGCCGCACTTTCAGGGTTCGGCGACGGTGCGATACGATTTCGCGCTGGGCGGAGATGCTGATGCGTTCGTGTCGGCGAACGCCGCGCATGTCGGCAAATTTCCCGGCCTGTTTCCCAACGTTCCGGGCCATCCAGACCAGGTGAACCCGACCTACGATTATACCGATGCCTATACGACGGTGAACCTGACGGGCGGTGTCGATTTCGGTTCGTGGAAGCTCACCGCCTATGTCGAGAACCTGCTCGACGACCATTCGATCACCTATGTCCACCCCGAAGCATTTCTCGACGGGCGCTATGCCAGGTTGCGGCCGCGCACCGTCGGCTTGCGGCTGGGGTGGGACCTGTAA
- a CDS encoding membrane-bound PQQ-dependent dehydrogenase, glucose/quinate/shikimate family, translating into MPEAPRTSISWPALIVGVIVGLIGLVLAAGGAWLAALGGSLYYVITGLAMLVSGILLARGRLLGGWIYVAVFLLTIPWAFWEVGADAWALVPRLIAPLVLLVAVALVMPTLTRAAHRWRYAFGTIAAVLVVFIVAGYTIARGDAHRVLAALPAATGTMHDPSPLQADGDWPAYGGSYAARRYSPLAQITPANVGGLKQVWLTHTGDMPSSEDVAKTYGDENTPLKIGDTLYVCTPKNWIVALDPATGAKRWTFDPHVPDSAIPYTAACRGVDYYEVPDAASDTACAKRIIFGTLDARLFAIDAHTGQPCQDFGSNGQVDTKIGMGRTPPGYVSINSAPTIVRGVVVTGHQVLDGQNRWAPSGVIRGFDAVTGKLRWAWDMMHPEWNGYPPAGREWARGTPNMWTTASGDEELGLVYLPMGNAAADYWSGSRRPPENHYATSLVAMNVETGKPVWHFQAVKKDVWDYDFGAQATLIDYKGTPALVLPSKQGDIYILDRRTGKPLTPIGTIRAPGGGVEPQERARTQIVSKWQTLRKPPLSERDMWGMSPIDQMICRIQFRKASYKGFFTPPTADRRSIEYPGYNGGTDWGGIAVDPRRGVIVANYNDMPNYVRLVPRAEAEKKGWAPRNQARGEIGGAEGAGDPQANTPYAIDVNAGWRLPWTGMLCKQPPYGGLRAIDIATGKTIWDRAFGTARTNGPFGIPSMLPLTIGTPNNGGAVVTASGLIFIAAATDNLIRAIDLASGKTLWTHKLPAGGQATPMVYEAEGRQYLVIVAGGHHFMETPIGDEVLAFALPR; encoded by the coding sequence ATGCCTGAGGCACCCCGCACCTCGATCTCCTGGCCGGCGCTCATCGTTGGCGTGATAGTTGGGCTTATCGGTCTGGTTCTCGCCGCCGGCGGTGCGTGGCTCGCCGCGCTCGGGGGATCGCTCTATTATGTAATCACCGGTCTCGCGATGCTCGTCTCGGGTATCCTGCTCGCGCGTGGCCGTCTGCTCGGCGGCTGGATCTACGTCGCGGTCTTCCTGCTGACCATTCCCTGGGCCTTCTGGGAAGTCGGCGCCGACGCCTGGGCATTGGTGCCGCGGCTGATTGCGCCGCTGGTGCTGCTCGTGGCGGTCGCGCTGGTCATGCCAACCCTCACCCGGGCGGCACATCGCTGGCGGTACGCCTTCGGCACGATCGCGGCGGTGCTGGTCGTCTTCATCGTCGCAGGTTATACCATCGCCCGCGGAGATGCGCACCGGGTGCTTGCCGCTCTTCCCGCCGCCACCGGCACGATGCACGATCCCTCGCCGTTGCAAGCGGACGGCGACTGGCCGGCCTATGGCGGCTCCTATGCCGCGCGTCGCTATTCGCCGCTCGCGCAGATCACCCCGGCCAATGTCGGCGGGCTCAAGCAGGTCTGGCTGACGCACACCGGCGACATGCCCTCGTCAGAGGACGTCGCCAAAACCTATGGCGACGAGAATACGCCGCTCAAGATCGGCGATACGCTCTATGTCTGCACGCCGAAGAACTGGATCGTCGCGCTCGATCCGGCGACCGGTGCAAAGCGCTGGACCTTCGATCCGCATGTGCCCGACTCCGCCATTCCCTATACCGCCGCGTGTCGCGGGGTTGACTATTACGAGGTTCCCGACGCGGCCTCCGATACGGCGTGCGCGAAGCGGATCATCTTCGGCACGCTCGATGCGCGGCTATTCGCGATCGACGCGCACACCGGTCAGCCGTGCCAGGATTTCGGGTCGAACGGGCAGGTCGACACCAAGATCGGCATGGGACGGACGCCGCCGGGCTACGTTTCGATCAACTCCGCGCCGACCATCGTCCGCGGGGTCGTGGTCACCGGGCACCAGGTGCTCGACGGACAGAACCGCTGGGCGCCGTCGGGTGTCATCCGCGGCTTCGATGCGGTGACGGGAAAGCTGCGCTGGGCGTGGGACATGATGCATCCCGAATGGAACGGCTATCCCCCCGCCGGCCGGGAATGGGCGCGCGGCACGCCCAATATGTGGACGACCGCTTCGGGCGACGAGGAACTCGGGCTCGTCTATCTGCCGATGGGCAATGCGGCCGCCGATTACTGGAGCGGGAGCCGCCGTCCGCCGGAAAACCATTACGCAACCTCGCTCGTCGCAATGAACGTCGAAACGGGCAAGCCCGTGTGGCACTTTCAGGCGGTTAAGAAAGACGTCTGGGATTACGATTTCGGCGCGCAGGCGACGCTGATCGATTACAAGGGCACACCCGCCCTGGTGCTGCCGTCGAAGCAGGGCGACATCTATATCCTCGACCGCCGCACGGGCAAGCCGCTGACGCCGATCGGAACGATCAGGGCGCCGGGCGGCGGCGTCGAGCCGCAGGAGCGCGCGAGGACGCAGATCGTCTCGAAATGGCAAACATTGCGCAAGCCGCCGCTGAGCGAGCGCGACATGTGGGGAATGTCGCCGATCGATCAGATGATCTGCCGTATCCAGTTCAGGAAGGCGAGCTATAAGGGCTTCTTCACCCCGCCGACCGCCGACCGGCGATCGATAGAATATCCAGGCTATAATGGCGGCACCGATTGGGGCGGAATCGCCGTCGATCCCCGTCGCGGCGTGATCGTCGCCAACTATAACGATATGCCCAACTATGTTCGGCTGGTGCCCCGCGCCGAGGCCGAGAAGAAAGGCTGGGCACCCAGAAACCAGGCGCGCGGCGAGATCGGCGGAGCCGAGGGCGCCGGCGATCCGCAGGCGAACACGCCCTACGCGATCGACGTCAATGCCGGGTGGCGCCTGCCCTGGACCGGCATGTTGTGCAAGCAGCCCCCCTATGGCGGGTTGCGCGCGATCGACATCGCGACCGGCAAGACGATCTGGGATCGCGCTTTCGGTACCGCGCGGACCAACGGCCCGTTCGGCATCCCGTCCATGCTGCCGCTGACCATCGGCACGCCGAATAACGGCGGCGCGGTCGTTACGGCGAGCGGCCTGATCTTCATCGCCGCTGCCACCGACAATCTGATCCGTGCGATCGACCTCGCCTCGGGCAAGACGTTATGGACCCACAAACTACCGGCAGGCGGGCAGGCGACACCGATGGTCTATGAGGCCGAGGGCCGCCAGTATCTGGTGATCGTGGCGGGCGGGCACCATTTCATGGAAACGCCGATCGGCGACGAAGTACTCGCGTTCGCCCTGCCACGATAA
- a CDS encoding FUSC family protein has protein sequence MRAARDPLRIGSQAAVAAVVTFLVVRACGLEYASWGVISALFVTQEDADATLRTGLVRIAVTILGTLAGLVSVYLLGGSDNVIWRIGAVVFILYAVAERFPAFGFGTMAGVIVALDADATVLDGALERAIAITVGTVAGVVATLVIWPESAGTRALRSARGLLSSGADLVRAEFDILLGRRNRRDLDADHDRFLDDIGRVRVLGRSAHLKHGSAEQARQMADAMYRIWHSLVIIDRLCEQPNVGTLVRQDRGLCVSLARVGKAGEAFLDAAASGRGDDGHMAKLEAAIDTTRKRVPADAAGELLSLAFGLEEFKRTSRRLSELLAAAGR, from the coding sequence ATGCGCGCGGCGCGCGATCCGCTGCGGATCGGGTCGCAGGCCGCGGTTGCGGCCGTCGTCACCTTTCTGGTGGTGCGTGCCTGCGGACTGGAATACGCGTCATGGGGCGTGATTTCGGCCCTGTTCGTCACCCAGGAAGATGCGGACGCGACGCTGCGGACGGGCCTCGTGCGTATTGCTGTCACTATATTGGGAACCCTGGCCGGTCTGGTATCCGTCTATCTTCTGGGCGGCAGCGACAATGTGATCTGGCGCATCGGCGCGGTGGTCTTCATTCTCTATGCGGTTGCGGAGCGGTTTCCGGCATTTGGCTTCGGCACCATGGCCGGGGTGATCGTCGCGCTGGATGCGGATGCGACGGTACTGGACGGCGCACTGGAACGGGCGATCGCGATCACCGTCGGCACCGTTGCCGGCGTGGTCGCAACCCTCGTCATCTGGCCGGAAAGCGCCGGAACCCGCGCGCTGCGCAGCGCGCGCGGTTTGTTGTCGTCGGGCGCGGACCTGGTCCGCGCCGAATTCGATATCCTGCTGGGCCGGAGGAACCGCCGCGATCTCGACGCCGATCACGATCGCTTTCTCGACGATATCGGCCGGGTGCGCGTGCTCGGTCGTTCGGCGCATCTGAAGCATGGTTCTGCCGAACAGGCCCGGCAAATGGCGGACGCCATGTACCGGATATGGCACAGCCTCGTCATAATCGACAGATTGTGCGAGCAGCCAAATGTCGGAACGCTCGTCCGGCAGGACCGCGGATTATGTGTTTCGCTGGCACGGGTGGGAAAGGCCGGCGAGGCCTTTCTCGATGCCGCCGCGTCGGGCAGGGGGGATGACGGCCACATGGCGAAGCTGGAAGCGGCGATCGACACGACCAGGAAAAGAGTGCCCGCCGATGCCGCCGGCGAACTGCTTTCGCTTGCCTTCGGCCTGGAAGAATTCAAGCGCACGTCGCGACGCCTGAGCGAGTTGCTGGCAGCCGCCGGTCGGTGA
- a CDS encoding ferritin-like domain-containing protein yields the protein MHALENQALALMNRQVEHLEHYPEVEARLRSHIDETHGQIARVEEILESLDEKNSAVKDAGMTMSGNLAALAHTAAGDEIVKNSFANYAFENYEAASYTGLITMAEEGGFAQAVTGLKQSLDEEQAMAQFIIDGLPMVTRQFLQRRAAGETASH from the coding sequence GTGCATGCGCTGGAGAATCAGGCGCTCGCCCTGATGAATCGACAGGTCGAACATCTGGAACACTATCCGGAGGTGGAGGCGCGGCTGCGCAGCCATATCGATGAAACGCACGGCCAGATCGCCCGTGTGGAAGAAATCCTGGAAAGCCTGGATGAAAAGAATTCTGCCGTGAAGGACGCGGGCATGACCATGTCCGGGAACTTGGCCGCGCTCGCCCACACGGCCGCCGGTGACGAGATCGTCAAGAACAGCTTCGCCAACTACGCCTTCGAAAATTACGAGGCGGCGAGTTATACCGGCCTCATCACCATGGCGGAGGAGGGCGGCTTTGCGCAGGCGGTCACGGGCCTCAAGCAATCGCTCGATGAAGAGCAGGCCATGGCGCAGTTCATTATCGACGGTCTTCCGATGGTTACTCGTCAGTTCCTCCAGCGTCGCGCCGCCGGCGAAACGGCGAGCCACTGA
- a CDS encoding DUF892 family protein, translated as MSKTSNNAELLQVCIQDLHSGCVAAASRLPEIIAPVANQALREAMENAHGDYAARAQRLEQTGYDLSGPENLWMKGILDDAVRDTQSTASGPILDVALVGAMRKAFQAERVSIETAQVLAERLEHEKTLGPLAANHRETSEADRKLQSLLAQLAA; from the coding sequence ATGAGCAAGACTTCGAATAATGCCGAACTGCTTCAGGTCTGCATCCAGGACCTGCACAGCGGCTGTGTGGCGGCGGCGAGCCGGCTGCCCGAAATCATCGCCCCGGTAGCAAACCAGGCGTTGCGCGAGGCCATGGAGAACGCCCATGGAGATTATGCTGCCCGCGCTCAGCGCCTCGAACAGACCGGATATGATCTTTCCGGCCCTGAGAATCTGTGGATGAAGGGCATCCTCGACGACGCCGTGCGAGACACGCAAAGCACCGCATCCGGTCCGATCCTCGACGTCGCATTGGTCGGAGCGATGCGCAAAGCATTTCAGGCGGAACGGGTTTCCATCGAAACGGCACAGGTGTTGGCCGAACGCCTTGAACATGAAAAGACACTCGGGCCGCTGGCAGCGAACCATCGGGAGACGAGCGAAGCCGATCGGAAGTTACAATCCCTGCTCGCCCAGCTCGCGGCGTGA